The Chloroflexota bacterium region TGTGAATAAGCCGTTCCTGGAGCGGATGCTGGCCTACTTGAAGGCCCACGGCATCACTGAGGTCATCCTGGCATCCGGCTACCTGCCGACGGCCATCGAGGACTATTTCGGCGACGGCAGAGGCGTAGGGATGCGGATCACGTACTCCGTCGAGGAGCAGCCGCTGGGAACGGCGGGCGCAGTGAAGAACCTTGAGCGGCTTATCAAGGGCACTTTTTTAGTTTTCAACGGCGACGTAGTGACCGATATGGACCTCAGCACGATGCAGCGCCTCCACCGTGAGCGAAGGGCCAAGGCGAGCCTCTTTCTGGTGCGGGTGGAGGACCCGACACGCTTCGGCGTGGTGGAGACGACGTCCGATGGGCGCGTGACACGCTTCACAGAAAAGCCAAAGAAGGAAGAGGTACGGGCGAATACGATCAACGGCGGCTGTTATGTGCTGGAGCCGGAGACGCTCTCTTATGTGCCGCCCGGCGAGTACCACATGTTCGAAAAGGGGCTCTTCCCCAAGCTTCTTGAGGTGGGCGCGCCGATATATTCATATGCGCCGCCATGCTATTGGAACGATGTGGGGACGCCTGCCAGCTACCTGGGCATCCACAGGGACATCTTGGAGGGCAGAGCGAGGCTGAGCGGAGAGCGCGAGCTTTCTCCCGACGAGGTCCGGAAGGGGCGCAATGTACGCATCGGCGCGGGGGCCAAAGTCACGGGGCCTGTCATTGCGGGGGACGACTGTACAATCCACCCGGAGGCACGCGTCACAGGACCGACGGTGATCGGGCGCAACTGCACGATAGGCAAAGGCGCGATGGTGACAGACGCAGTGCTGTGGGATGGCGTGCAAATCGGAGAAGGAGCAGCGGTAAAGGAGTCCTCCATAGCCAAGGGCGCAGTAGTAGGAAAACGTGCGATACTGCAAGGAGTCGTCATCGGCGAAGGGGCACAGATCAGGGACGGGGCGAACCTTCCGCCCGGAACGACAGTCGCAGCCGACGGGAGAGCATAGGCCACGATGGGCATGAAACCGATCAAGTTCGGGACGGACGGTTGGCGCGCCATCATCGGCGAGGAGTATACGTTCGAGAACGTCCGCTTCTGCAGTCAAGGCGTCGCCGACTATTTCCGAGAGGCGGGAGAGCCTGAGAAGGGGATGGTCATCGGCTATGACACTCGCTTCGCGTCCGAGCATTTCGCAGAGGCGGCCGCGGAGGTGATCTGCGGGAACGGTATCCGCGTTCTGCTGACGGACAGGGCCTGCCCGACGCCCGTTGCGAGCTACAACCTGGTGCAGCGAAAGGCAACGGGCGGCGTGGTCATCACGGCGAGCCATAACCCAGGGACGTATAACGGCTATAAGGTCAAACCCGATTACGGCGGGAGCGCCTCTCCAGAAATCGTCGGAAAGATAGAGGAGCAGATCGCTAAGGCACAGCAGACAGGCCAGGTGAAGCGCTTGTCCTTGGCAGAGGCGGAGAAGAAGGGGCTGTTGGAGCGCTTTGACCCCTCCGGGCCATACCTAAGGCATATCGGCACGCTGGTGAACCTGGATGAAATACGCCAAGCGCCCCTGAAGATCGTCGTTGACTCGATGTACGGCGCAGGAGCGGGCTATATCGCCCAGCTGCTGAAGGGCGGGAAGGCGCAGGTCATCGAGATCCACCGGGAGCGCAACCCGGCATTCCCAGGCATGGCTCAACCAGAGCCGATCACGCAGAATCTCCAGGCCCTTGCCGCCGCCGTGCGGGAGCACAAGGCGGACGTGGGTATCGCAACGGATGGGGACGCCGACCGCCTAGGACTAATGGATGAGCACGGCGATTTCGTCACGCAATTGCAGACGATCTCCCTGCTAACGCTCTATCTGCTCGAAGTGCAAGGGAAACGCGCTCCCATCGTCAAGTCCATCACGACCAGCAGCATGCTCTTTCGGCTTGGGGAGCTCTACAAAGTGCCTGTCCTTGAGACATCCGTCGGTTTCAAATACATCGGGCCAATCATGATGAAGGAGAAGGCGATGCTAGGCGGTGAGGAGAGCGGCGGGTACGGCTTCGCCGGACATATCCCGGAGAGGGACGGCATCCTTTCCGGACTCTACATCCTATCCATGATGGTGAGACTGAAGAAGAAGCCGTCCGAGCTTATCGCGCACCTTTATTCCAAAGTTGGTCCGCACTATTACGATCGCATTGACATCACGTTCGACCCGGCGCGGCGTGAGTCCATCATGAAACAGATAGGGGAGAGCACGCCTGAGCGGCTGAGCGGCAGCAAGGTGGTGGGCATAGATACGTTCGATGGAAGGCGCTTCCGCCTGGAGGACGGCTCCTGGTCGCTCATCCGTTTCTCGGGCACGGAGCCGCTGCTGCGCACCTACTGCGAAACGAGCAGCCCGGAGCGGGTGAAGCAGCTTCTGGCGGAAACGCGCGGGCTGACGGGCGCATGAGCAGACCCCTGGACGACGCGGCGCTCTACACCCGGCTCGACCCATCAGGGATGGACGCGCACATCGCCGGGTTGCCGAAGCAGTGCGCCAACGCCTGGGAAGAGGCCCTGGCGCTGAAGCTGCCGGCCAGGTATCGGCGGGCGGAGCGCCTCGTTGTGGCAGGGATGGGCGGCTCGGCGATAGGCGGAGAGCTGGCAAGTGATTTCTTCAGAACGAGCGATGGGCCACGCATCGCCGTCCACAGGGACTATGGCCTGCCTCCTGGAGTAAACCGAAAGACCTTGGTAATCGCCTCGAGCTACTCGGGAAACACCGAGGAATGCCTGAGCGCCTTTAAGGCTTCCCAAGCAAAGGGCGCGATGCTTGCGGCAGTGACGCGCGACGGGACATTGAAGAAGCTCGCCGTACAGAAAGGCATCCCGGTCTTCCCTATCGCCTATGACAGCCAGCCGAGGGCAGCCATCGGCTATAGCCTGATGCCTGTGTTAGCGATGGCGCAGAGCTGCGGGCTTTCGAAGTCACTAGCGGGCCAGGTACGCGAGGCTGTCGGAGTGCTGGAGAACTTGGCCAAGGAACTGCACCCTGCAACGCCTACCGAAGAGAACCGGGCAAAACAAGTGGCAGAGGGCATCGGCGAGAAGACGGTCATTATCGTGGGGGCTGAACACTTGACAGGCACGGCACGGCGATGGAAGGCCCAAATCCAGGAGAATGCGAAGTCGTGGGCGTACCACGATGCGCTGCCGGAGTTTGACCACAATAGTGTAGAAGGGTTGGCCTTCCCCATAGACGCAGCCTCACGAAGCATCGTGATCTTCCTGAGCAGTGGGCGCTACCGGGAGCAGACGAAGCGGCGCATCAAGGCCACGATCGAATTACTTCAGAAGTCAGGGGTCGCCACAGAAGTCGTCGAGGCGAGCGGCAAGGGACCCCTGGCAAATATCCTCATGTCAGTGTTATTCGGCGATTATGTCAGCTATTATTTAGCCATGCTACGTGGTGTTGACCCTACCCCTGTTCCAAACCTGAGCTGGATCAAAGAGCGCTTGGCCCAGCGATAGCCGGAGGAGTCCGTGGACTTTCGTTTCACCCCGCACGAAGAGCAGTTCCGCGCGGAGATCCGCCAGTGGATGAAGGAGAACCTGCCGAAGGGCTGGCTGGGTATAGACCGCGAGGAGCAGTTCGACCCCCAGTATTTCGACGTGACCAAGGACATGGCGAAGCGGCTGGCAAAGAAGGGCTGGCTGACCTTGGCTTGGAAGAAGCAGTACGGCGGCCAGGAGCGCTCCATCATCGAGCAGACGATCTTCCAGGAAGAGATGATGTATAACGGCGTTCCTGGGACGACGATGGGCATCGGCGGGACGCAATGGGTGGGCCCGACGCTCATCCTGCACGGCACAGAGGAGCAGAAGCGGGAACACCTGCCGCCCATCGCCAACGGCGAACGCTGGTGGTGCACCGGCTATAGCGAACCGGGCGCAGGCTCAGACCTGGCCAGCCTGCAGACGCGCGCCGTCCGGGACGGCGACCATTATGTGATCAACGGCCAGAAAATATGGAACAGCGCGGCGCACGTCTCGGACTGGTGCTGGCTTGCCGTGCGCACCGACCCGAACGCGCCGAAGCACAAGGGCATCAGCATGCTAGTTGTGGATATGCGGACGCCAGGTGTGAAGGCGCGGCCCATCGTGAATATGGCGGGGGCGAAATCGTTCAATGAAATCTTCTTCGATAACGCCCGGGTGCCGGTTAAAAATCTAGTGGGCGAAGAGAACCGAGGCTGGTATGTGCTGGCGGTCGCCCTAGATTTCGAGCGCTCGGGCATCGCCTACGCGGCATACGGCGGCAAGACGCTGCGCCTGACGACGCAGTTCGCCGCAGGGGTGAAGCGCAACGGCACGGCGCTCATCAGCGATCCCATCGTAAAGCACCTGCTGGCGGATATGGCCATACGGGTGGAGATCCAGCGCAAGTTCGCCTACCGGGTGGCGTGGCTTCAAAACCAGGGCAAGGTGCCGAGCCTGGAGGCCTCCGTGGCCAAGGTCTTCGGCTCCGAGGTGCAACAGGGCGCCTCGGTCATGGGCATGCGCGTGATGGGCCTTGCGGGCCAGGTTGAGGCGAATTCCGAGCTTGGCCAGATACAGGCGCGGGTGCAGAACCAGTACCTGAGCAGTATCTCAGCGACCATCGCCGCGGGGACATCAGAGATCCAGCGGAATATCATCGCCCAGCGCGGGATGGGGCTACCGAGGGACTAGGAAGAGGGCTGGGCGATGAAGAGAAAGAATACGAAGAAGCGGACGATGGCCGAAGGCATCTTCGACGGCAGGCAGTTCGAGACGGTCCGCTACCCGACGGATGAGATCTTGCTACGCGTAGTGAAGAACGGCAGCGTACAGGTTGCTGAATATCGCTCCGAGGACCGTGAAGGATCGCCGCCGCATCTCCACCCGTGGGATGAGATCGAATACGTGATCGAAGGTGAAGTTGAGTTCTTCCTACGCGGCGCATGGAGGCGATGTGTGCCAGGGAGCGTTCAGATGCTACCCGCCGGAGCCGCACACGCAGTTCGGGTGCCCAAAGGAACAGCTAGGGTGCTCATGATTACCATGGGCGCTCCATACGATGGCTTCGCCAGGGACATCGCAAAGCTCTATGCCAAGCCCAAGCTGACCCTCAGTGATGTTGCAAAGGTAGCGGGTAAGCATGGAGTGAAGCTGGCTTCCTGAAGCAGCCTTCACTCTCGAGTGAACAAAAGAAGAGGCCCGCCTTAAGGCGGGCCTCTTCTTTTGTCGCGTAACCGGAGCGCTCTTAGCGCTTGGTGTACTGAGGCGCCTTGCGCGCGCGCTTGAGGCCGTACTTCTTGCGTTCCTTTTCCCGAGAGTCGCGGGTGAGGAAGCCCTGGGACTTCAGGGCCGGGCGGAAGGTCTTGTCTATCTCGATGAGGGCGCGGGCGATGCCGTGGCGGATGGCGATAGCCTGGGCGTTATAGCCGCCGCCCACAACCTTGACCACGGCATTGTATTTCTTCTGGACATTGGCTACGCGCAACGGCTCGGTGACGATGTTCCGCAGGTGGGCCATGGGGATGGACTCCTGCAGAGGCTTGCCGTTGACCACAACGGCGCCGCCGCCGGGGGTCAGCCTGACCTGAGCTTTGGCCGTCTTACGACGACCGGTACCGCGATAGAGAGCCTGATGACTGGTGGTCATCTACTCCTCCTTACTTCTCTTCTTTTTTGGATTCTTCTTGGGCTTTGCGGGAGCGAGTCTTGGGAGCGGGGGGCGTCAGCGGCGTGGTGTCAACGGGGGCCTCTGCCTTGGGGGCGGGTGGAGGTGTCGCCGCTGGCGCCGACGCCTTGGCCTTTGGCGCCTCAGGCGCGGGCTTGGCGGCAGGCTTAGGCGGCGCAGCAGGAGGCTTGGAGGCCACGGCAGGGGCGGGAGCGGCCGCACCAGCGGCAGGCTTCACGACGCGCACAGGCCGAGGCTTCTTTGCGGGCTTGCCGGGCTTGGTGGGCAGGGCAAATTCGGTGTTCTGGGCACCGTGGGGATGCTTGGCCTCAGCATAGACCTTCAGCTTGCGGATCATCTGGCGGCCAAGGCGACCCTTAGGGAGCATACCCCAAACGGCGTACTCAACAACGCGGCGGGGGCTCTTCTTAAGCACCTTGCCTAGGGGCTCAAGGCGCAGGGAGCCTGGATAAAGGCTGTGGCGCCAGTAGATCTTGGTCTCTGTCTTGTCGGAAGAGACGCGGATCTTGGCGGCATTGACCACGATGACAAAATCACCGGTGTCCAGATATGGGGTAAAGATCGCCTTGTCCTTGCCGCGGAGGATGGCGGCGGCCTCAGAGGCGACACGACCCAGGGTCTTGCCGCCGGCATCAATGACGCGCCACTGCTGCTTTATCTCACCGGCCTTCGGTACGTATGTCTTGGTTACTGCGTTCATACATCAACTCTCTCTGCGTATTTTTCTCGCGGGGTTCTTAGAGCCTTCCTTCGGCTCTCTCACCGGAGGGAAGTCTCGGTATATCACGTTCGTCAGATACAGGCCGTGGGCGGGCAGTGTCGGGCCTGCCGAGCCGCGCTTACCCTCTCGAGCCGTTCGCTCGAACTGCTCCAGCCTCACCTTTCCCATCCCAAGATCCAGGAGTGCGCCGATCATGCGGCGAACCTGCTGATGGAGGAAGGAGTTGCCAGCAATGGTGAAGACCACCTGGTCGCCCTTCCTCGTGATCGCGAGCTTGGTGAGCCGCCGCCGAGTGCTCGCCCCTTTGGGGAGGGCGTTCCCTGCAAATGGGGCGAAATCGCGAAGGGCGAGGAGCACCTTCGCACCGCGCCGCATGGCCGCCAGGTTCAGCGGACGATGGACATGGAATGCCCGGGTGCGGAGGAGCGGCGATGGAGCGCCGCGATTAAGGACGTGGTATTCATACTCACGGCCGATCGCGGCGGTGCGGACATCGAAGGTCGAAGGGATGGCGTAAGCCGAAGTAACCTTGATGTCTTCCGGCAGGTAGTGGTTCAGCCCTTTGACGAAGGTCTCCAAGGGGAGATTCGCCTTTGTGCGAAAGCTTGCTACCTGGGCCTTGGCGTGAACGCCTGCATCCGTCCTGCTTGCGCAGCGGACGGGGACACGCCGTCCCGTTAGGCGCGCGACTGCCTTCTCCAGCTCCTCTTGCACGGTCTGGGGCTGGGCCTGTATCTGAAAGCCGTAGTATCGAGTACCTTCGTACTCGATCACCAGGGCTATTTTCTTAAGGTGCATGCCGGCGGCGGCGCGATGGCCGCGTTACACCAGCTCAATCTGGACCATCGGGGCGTTATCACCCTTGCGATTGCCCAGTTTGACGATACGGGTATAGCCGCCGTTCCGCTCCTTGTACTTAGGAGCGATCTCCTTGAAGAGCGCCTGAACAACGTTCTCATCGTAGATGTAGGCGAGGGCCTGGCGGCGGTGGTGGAGGTCGCCCGCCTTGCCGAGGGTAATCATCTGCTCGGCGATGCGGCGGAGCTCCTTAGCCTTGGCCTCTGTGGTCACGACCTTGCCAAGGCGGAGGAAATCAGTGACCTGAGCGCGGAAGAGGGCCTTCCGCTCGTTCGCGTCACGGCTCAGGTGCCGTCCGAGTTTTCTGTGGCTAGGCATGGCAAACGTCCTTATGCAGTGTGCTGCTACTTGTTCTCGCCCTCTTTGGGCTCGCCGCCAAAGAAGGTGCGCAGGGCGCCGAGATCGCGGATGGTCTCCTTGGGCTTGGGAGTCTTGTCCTTCTCGCGCTTGGCGTCCGGGGCCTTGGCCGCAGCTTCGCCGATGGGCGTCGGCGCTTCGGCTTCAGGAGCTTCGGGAGCCTCCGCTGCCGCCACCGGCTCTTCTTCCTCCGGCTCTTCGTCCTTCATGTAGCCGAGAGTGCGCAGGCGGCCATACAGCTCGGAGAGGGACTTATCGCCGAAGTTCTTGATGCGGAGGAGCTCATCGGCACTCTTCTCCAGCACCTCGCCGACCTTGTTGATCTTGCTGCGCTTGAGGCAGTTGAGGGTGCGGGCCGAAAGGTCCAGCTTCTCGATAGGCATGTTATAGACTTCGGTCGGGATCGCCTGGGTGAGAGCCGGGCGGGCAGCGCCCTGTTCCTGCTCCTTGCCCAAGATGGAGAACTGGAAGAAGGAGTCAACAAGGATCTGTGCAGCTTCTCGAACGGCCTCCACGGGGTGCTTGGCGCCGTTGGTCCAGATCTCGAGGGTCAGGCGCTCAAAATCGGTAACCTGGCCCACGCGGGTCTTTTCCACAAGGTAGTTGACCTTGCGGATGGGCGTGTAGATGGCGTCCACGGGAAGGAGTCCGATGGAGCCGCCTTCAATAGGGGCCGCAGGGACATAGCCTTTGCCGATGCCGACCTTGAATTCGATGGAGAGCTTGGCCTTTGCCGAATCAAGGCTGGCAAGGTAGTGCTCCGGGTTGACGACTTCGAAATCAGCCGAGGGCTGGATATCGCCAGCCGTCACCTGACCGGGACCCTGGACGGTAAGGCGCAGGGAGCCGGGCTTATCACCGTGAGCTCGCAGGCAGATGCCCTTCACATTCAGGACAAGCTCAGTGACATCTTCCTTCACTCCGGAGACGGCAGAGTATTCGTGCTGAACGCCATCTATCTGGACGGCGTTCACGGCCGCGCCCTTGAGGGAGTTAAGGAGGACGCGCCGAATGGCGTTGCCCAGGGTCGCGCCGAAACCGCGCTCCAAGGGCTCAATAGCGAACTTTCCGTAATTGTCAGAAACTTCGATATTCTGAATTTTCGGCTTGGCCGGGGTTTGGGGCACCGGCATCTGCATTTCGGTTGGTTCGATAGCGGTAGTCACAGCGGTACTCCTATCGAGCATAGTACTCAACGATCATCCGCTCTTCGATCTTGAGGTCCATGTCAGAGGGTTCAGGAAGGGCATGGATCTTGCCGGTGACGGCCTGGGTGTCCAGGATGAGCCACTTGGGGATGGCCTGGCGCTGTCCTGCGCCTGACACGGCCTTGTAGGCCTCCGTCTTCTTGGAGCCCTCAACCCAGCCGACGACATCGCCCACGCCAACGAGATACGAGGGAATGCTGAGCTTCTTGCCGTTGACGGTGATGTGCCCATGGCGGACCAGCTGGCGGGCCTGGGCGCGGGATGTGGCAAAGCCGAGGCGGAAGACAGCGTTGTCCAGCCTGCGCTCCAGGAGCTGGAGCAGATACTGGCCGGTGACACCGGGCTTGCGGGCGGCTTCATCGAAGTTCTTGCGGAACTGGCGCTCGGTGATGCCGTAGATGGCGCGCGCGCGGTTCTTTTCGCGCATCTGCATGCCATGCTCGGACAGCCTGCGGCGGCGGCCCATGCCGTGAGCGCCCGGGGGCGTGTTCCGCCGCTCTATGGCGCATTTAGGCGTGAGGCAGCGCTCACCCTTCAGGAAGAGCTTTTCTCCAGCGCGTCTGCACAATCTGCAGACCGGACCTATTTGTCTAGACACATCGCCTCCTTACACACTCTGCAATCGTACGCAACAGGCTAGACTCGGCGGCGCTTGGGCGGCCGGCAGCCGTTGTGGGGAATCGGCGTCACATCGCGGATGCTCGTCACCATGATGCCGGAGGCCTGGAGCGAGCGGATGGCGGCTTCACGGCCGGGGCCGGGGCCTCGAACAAGGACTTCCACCTGGCGCAGGCCCTGATCCGTGGCGCGCTTTGCGGCTTCTTCGGCTGCGCGCTGGGCGGCGAAGGCGGTGCCCTTGCGGGAGCCCTTGAAGCCGCAGGCGCCGGCGCTGCTCCAGGATATGACGTTACCGGTGGGATCCGTGAGCGTCACCCGGGTATTGTTGAAGGTGGACTGGATAAAGGCCCTGCCCGCAGGGACGACTCTCCGTTCCTTCCGCTTCGCCCTCACCGGGGCCGCTTTTGGTGTTTGTGATGTATCTGCCATATCGGTACCCTTTCGCCCGGACGGCCACATACGGCCGCCCTTGAGCATTACTTCTTGGCCGCGACCTTGCGGCGGCCTGCGACGGTCTTACGCGCGCCGCGCTTGGTGCGGGCATTGGTCCGCGTACGCTGGCCGCGCACCGGGAGGCTCTTACGGTGCCGGGAGCCGCGATAGGAGCCGATGTCAATCAGGCGGCGGACGTTCTGGCTCACCTCGCGGCGAAGGTCGCCCTCGATGAGGTAGCCGCTCTTATCCACGGCATCGCGGATGCGGTTCAATTCCTCTTCCGTGAGGTCCTTCACGCGAGGATTGTTGACCACGCGGGCCTTCTCCAAGATCTCCCGGGAGTTGGAGGGGCCGAGGCCGTGGATGTAGCGGAGGGCGATGTCCACCCGCTTGTTGTTCGGAATGTCTACGCCAGCGATACGCGCCATAGGTAACCTCTCAGCTTAGCCTTGCCGCTGCTTATGCTTCGGATTCGCGCAGATGATGCGGACAACACCGCTGCGCCGGATGACTTTGCACTTATCGCACCGCACTTTGATCGAAGCTTTCACTTTCATCGTGGTCTCCGCAGTCGTGCTCTACTTGAACCGATAGATGATGCGCCCGCGCGTCAGGTCGTAGGGAGAGAGCTCCACCATGACCCGATCACCCGGGAGGATCTTGATGAAATGCATGCGTATCTTGCCTGAGACATGGGCGAGGACTTGATGGCCGTTGGGGAGGTCAACGCGAAACATGGCATTGGGCAGCGTCTCCGCCACCGTCCCTTCAACCTCTATAGCCTCTTTCTTCGCCATCAGCGCTTCTACATCCCTTTCAGTTTCTGGCCGTCAGGACTTCCGGTCCCTGCTCCAGAATCGCGACCGTATGCTCAAAGTGGGCGGAGATGCTGCCATCTTCCGTCACCACCGTCCAGCCGTCCGGCAGGACCTTTGTCTTCCAGGTGCCGGCGTTCACCATCGGCTCGATGGCCAGCACCATCCCATGCCGCAAGGGGATGCCCCTGCCGGGTATCCCATAATTCGGCACAGCCGGCTCCTCATGGAGCGCGCGGCCGATGCCGTGTCCCACATATTCCCGCACAACGCCAAACCCCCTGGATTCGGCGCATTCCTGCGCCGCCCAGGAGACATCTCCCATACGCGCACCGACCCGGCACGCCGCGATGGCGGAGGTCAGCGAGCCTTCAGCCGCCTCCAGCAGCGCCTTCGCGGTCTCCGATATCTCACCTGCGCCGACGGTCACAGCGGAATCGCCATGAAAGCCGTCAACTATGGCGCCCACATCCAGGCTCACCACATCACCCTGGCGGATGACGCGCTTGCCGGGGATGCCGTGCACCACTTCTTCATTTATTGACGTGCAGATGCTTTTCGGAAAGCCCCGGTAACCCTTGAACGACGGGGTCGCCCCGCTGGAGCGAATCACGCCGTCCGCCAGGTCATCCAACTCGCCGGTCGTGACGCCGGGCCGCACCGCCTTGATCAGGGCGGCAACGGTTTTGGCCACAACACGGCTCGCCTGCCGCATCGTTTCCAATTCGGCAGGCGACTTGATGATGATGCCTGTGTTCTGGATCCGTGGTTGTTCGACCCGCATCCTGCAATCAGCCGAACCTTTCTATTTTAGTACAGAAGACAAATCTTTGCTAACCTTCTCGATATCCTGCTCGCCGTTCACCTCGGCCAGGCGCTTCTGCTTGCGGTAGTACTCGATGAGGGGAGCCGTCTGATCAAAGTAGACCTTCAGGCGACGGCGAGCCGTCTCCTCGGAATCGTCAGGGCGCTGAAAGAGCTCGGACCCGTCAATATCGCACTTGCCCTTGACCTTGGGAGGCGCGTTGACGATGTGATAGGGATGTTGGGCCGCGCGGCAGATCCAGCGGCCGCCCAAGCGTTGGAGGAGTTCTTTCTCAGAGACCTTAAGATAGACGGCCTTATCTATGGCGCCTGAGCGGGCTTTGGCGAGAGCTTCGTCCAGGGCGGTAGCCTGGGGCAACGTTCGCGGAAAGCCATCGAGCAGATAGCCCTTTTTGCAATCGGGCCGCTGGATGCGTCCTAAGATCATCTTGATGGTCACTTCGTCCGGCACTAGCTCGCCCTTCTCCATGTACTTTTTAGCTAAAAGGCCGAGCTCAGTGCCTTTGGCCTGCTCTTCGCGGAAGAGATCGCCCGATGAGATATGGGCGATGCCGAGCTGCTTGGCCACAACAGTCGCCTGTGTGCCTTTGCCTGACCCCGGCGCTCCTAAAAGGATAATCTGCACAGTGGTGAACTCCGATAGCGGCCGCAACGCCCGCTACTTGATGAACCCTTCGTACCGCCGCATGAGGAGCTGGGATTCGAGCTGACGCATGGTATCCAGGGCAACGCCGACGACAATAAGGAGCGCTGAGGCGCTCAGCTGAAGATTCTCGAAGTTGGTGGTCCTGCCAAGGAAGTGGGGAAGAACGGCAATGAGGGCGAGGAAGAGGGCGCCCACAACAGTGATGCGCAGGATGACCTTGTTCAAGTAGTCCTCGGTCGGTTTCCCGGGGCGTATACCAGGGATAAAGCCGCCCTGTTTCTGCAAGTTCTCAGCCAAGTTCTGCTGTTGGTAGACGACGATGGTGTAGAAGAAGGTGAAAAGAAGAACAAGGAAGAAGGTCAACACCCAGTAGAGTGTCTTGCTGGGGCTGAAGAAGCTCTCCACATCACGAGCGAAATCGGAGACCCAGCGCGTGTCCGAACCGACGAAGTAGCTGGCCACAACAGAGGGGAAGAGCATGATGGAGACGGCGAAAATCAAAGGTATCATGCCCGCCGCGTTCACGCGCAACGGGATGTAGGATGCGCCCGCCTGGCGATACATCCTGCCGCCGCGGAAGAGGCTGCGCCCATACTGGACGGGAACGCGCCGGATGGCTTCCGTCACAAATACGATGGCGTAGACGATGA contains the following coding sequences:
- the infA gene encoding translation initiation factor IF-1, encoding MAKKEAIEVEGTVAETLPNAMFRVDLPNGHQVLAHVSGKIRMHFIKILPGDRVMVELSPYDLTRGRIIYRFK
- the rpsM gene encoding 30S ribosomal protein S13, encoding MARIAGVDIPNNKRVDIALRYIHGLGPSNSREILEKARVVNNPRVKDLTEEELNRIRDAVDKSGYLIEGDLRREVSQNVRRLIDIGSYRGSRHRKSLPVRGQRTRTNARTKRGARKTVAGRRKVAAKK
- the rpsK gene encoding 30S ribosomal protein S11, with product MADTSQTPKAAPVRAKRKERRVVPAGRAFIQSTFNNTRVTLTDPTGNVISWSSAGACGFKGSRKGTAFAAQRAAEEAAKRATDQGLRQVEVLVRGPGPGREAAIRSLQASGIMVTSIRDVTPIPHNGCRPPKRRRV
- the rpsD gene encoding 30S ribosomal protein S4 codes for the protein MSRQIGPVCRLCRRAGEKLFLKGERCLTPKCAIERRNTPPGAHGMGRRRRLSEHGMQMREKNRARAIYGITERQFRKNFDEAARKPGVTGQYLLQLLERRLDNAVFRLGFATSRAQARQLVRHGHITVNGKKLSIPSYLVGVGDVVGWVEGSKKTEAYKAVSGAGQRQAIPKWLILDTQAVTGKIHALPEPSDMDLKIEERMIVEYYAR
- the map gene encoding type I methionyl aminopeptidase, which produces MRVEQPRIQNTGIIIKSPAELETMRQASRVVAKTVAALIKAVRPGVTTGELDDLADGVIRSSGATPSFKGYRGFPKSICTSINEEVVHGIPGKRVIRQGDVVSLDVGAIVDGFHGDSAVTVGAGEISETAKALLEAAEGSLTSAIAACRVGARMGDVSWAAQECAESRGFGVVREYVGHGIGRALHEEPAVPNYGIPGRGIPLRHGMVLAIEPMVNAGTWKTKVLPDGWTVVTEDGSISAHFEHTVAILEQGPEVLTARN
- the rpmJ gene encoding 50S ribosomal protein L36, whose translation is MKVKASIKVRCDKCKVIRRSGVVRIICANPKHKQRQG
- a CDS encoding adenylate kinase, with translation MQIILLGAPGSGKGTQATVVAKQLGIAHISSGDLFREEQAKGTELGLLAKKYMEKGELVPDEVTIKMILGRIQRPDCKKGYLLDGFPRTLPQATALDEALAKARSGAIDKAVYLKVSEKELLQRLGGRWICRAAQHPYHIVNAPPKVKGKCDIDGSELFQRPDDSEETARRRLKVYFDQTAPLIEYYRKQKRLAEVNGEQDIEKVSKDLSSVLK